A portion of the Homalodisca vitripennis isolate AUS2020 chromosome 2, UT_GWSS_2.1, whole genome shotgun sequence genome contains these proteins:
- the LOC124356319 gene encoding 39S ribosomal protein L32, mitochondrial-like — MCLIIHKNVNVSATCYSKNKKETEQIQAAIVARLGLQPIDTEVVVLYQGEREGVTDEFSQGKRIIEMKKERPAWFCRNLSERTTQASASTTSVRRSDLA, encoded by the exons ATGTGTctaataatacacaaaaatgtaaatgtttcagcTACATGTTACTCTAAGAATAAGAAGGAGACGGAACAGATACAAGCAGCTATAGTAGCCAGGTTAGGCCTCCAGCCTATAGACACAGAGGTGGTTGTGTTATATCAAGGAGAAAGGGAGGGAGTTACTGACGAGTTCTCACAG GGTAAACGCATAATTGAAATGAAGAAAGAGCGGCCAGCTTGGTTCTGTAGGAATCTCTCTGAGAGGACCACTCAAGCTTCTGCCTCAACTACCTCAGTGAGACGCTCAGACCTCGCTTAG